From the Daucus carota subsp. sativus chromosome 8, DH1 v3.0, whole genome shotgun sequence genome, one window contains:
- the LOC108197784 gene encoding WRKY transcription factor 71 isoform X1, with protein sequence MADQPSDHVYYHGPFHDNPRFFTPNSSSGVADPSSYSSFTDCLHGSTDYETFADAFGLSPPLQEHFSSSIDDQKVKMETGDSSMVLSSSTEAGDDEEGSNIKKLEKQSKGLAEDGGESSKKVSKAKKGVKKEKEPRFAFMTKSEIDNLEDGYRWRKYGQKAVKNSPYPRSYYRCTTQKCTVKKRVERSFQDPTTVITTYEGTHNHHLPATLRGNVAGMFPHPMLNPGNLGAGLGFPHHLVQRSPMNHLILNYGSHDGRGLNSSMYQQQQQQQQEDHMSQYPQLQLSEFGLLQDIVPSMGGFKQEP encoded by the exons ATGGCTGATCAACCAAGTGATCATGTCTACTATCACGGTCCATTTCATGATAATCCACGATTTTTTACGCCGAATTCTTCGTCTGGTGTAGCTGATCCCTCCTCATACTCGAGCTTCACTGATTGTTTGCATGGATCAACTGATTATGAGACTTTTGCTGATGCTTTTGGCCTCTCACCTCCTTTGCAAGAACACTTTTCTAGTAGTATAGATGATCAAAAGGTGAAAATGGAGACCGGAGACTCTTCGATGGTCTTATCTTCGTCCACTGAGGCTGGTGATGATGAAGAAGGAAGCAATATCAAGAAGCTGGAGAAGCAATCTAAAGGGCTTGCTGAAGATGGAGGAGAGAGTTCAAAGAAAGT GAGCAAGGCTAAGAAGGGagttaaaaaggaaaaagagcCAAGATTTGCTTTCATGACAAAGAGTGAGATTGATAATCTTGAAGATGGATATAGATGGAGAAAATATGGACAGAAGGCTGTCAAGAATAGCCCCTACCCAAG AAGCTACTATCGGTGCACAACTCAAAAATGCACGGTGAAGAAGCGAGTAGAGCGATCATTTCAAGACCCTACGACGGTGATCACAACTTATGAAGGAACACATAACCATCACCTGCCAGCTACTCTCCGAGGAAATGTTGCAGGAATGTTTCCTCATCCAATGCTGAATCCTGGAAACCTGGGCGCTGGACTCGGGTTCCCTCATCATTTAGTTCAAAGGTCTCCGATGAATCACCTTATTCTTAATTATGGAAGTCATGATGGACGTGGATTAAACTCTTCTATGtatcagcagcagcagcaacagcagcagGAGGATCATATGAGCCAATATCCGCAGCTCCAACTTTCCGAATTTGGCCTTCTACAAGACATTGTTCCATCCATGGGAGGTTTTAAACAAGAACCATGA
- the LOC108197784 gene encoding WRKY transcription factor 28 isoform X2, translated as MADQPSDHVYYHGPFHDNPRFFTPNSSSGVADPSSYSSFTDCLHGSTDYETFADAFGLSPPLQEHFSSSIDDQKVKMETGDSSMVLSSSTEAGDDEEGSNIKKLEKQSKGLAEDGGESSKKVSKAKKGVKKEKEPRFAFMTKSEIDNLEDGYRWRKYGQKAVKNSPYPRSYYRCTTQKCTVKKRVERSFQDPTTVITTYEGTHNHHLPATLRGNVAGMFPHPMLNPGNLGAGLGFPHHLVQSSSSNSSRRII; from the exons ATGGCTGATCAACCAAGTGATCATGTCTACTATCACGGTCCATTTCATGATAATCCACGATTTTTTACGCCGAATTCTTCGTCTGGTGTAGCTGATCCCTCCTCATACTCGAGCTTCACTGATTGTTTGCATGGATCAACTGATTATGAGACTTTTGCTGATGCTTTTGGCCTCTCACCTCCTTTGCAAGAACACTTTTCTAGTAGTATAGATGATCAAAAGGTGAAAATGGAGACCGGAGACTCTTCGATGGTCTTATCTTCGTCCACTGAGGCTGGTGATGATGAAGAAGGAAGCAATATCAAGAAGCTGGAGAAGCAATCTAAAGGGCTTGCTGAAGATGGAGGAGAGAGTTCAAAGAAAGT GAGCAAGGCTAAGAAGGGagttaaaaaggaaaaagagcCAAGATTTGCTTTCATGACAAAGAGTGAGATTGATAATCTTGAAGATGGATATAGATGGAGAAAATATGGACAGAAGGCTGTCAAGAATAGCCCCTACCCAAG AAGCTACTATCGGTGCACAACTCAAAAATGCACGGTGAAGAAGCGAGTAGAGCGATCATTTCAAGACCCTACGACGGTGATCACAACTTATGAAGGAACACATAACCATCACCTGCCAGCTACTCTCCGAGGAAATGTTGCAGGAATGTTTCCTCATCCAATGCTGAATCCTGGAAACCTGGGCGCTGGACTCGGGTTCCCTCATCATTTAGTTCAAAG cagcagcagcaacagcagcagGAGGATCATATGA